DNA sequence from the Leptospirillum ferrooxidans C2-3 genome:
CGAGAAAAGAAAGCAGACAGGAGACGATGTGTCACCATTGTGGCTTCTGAAGGACTTCTCAGGCGAGACACCCACTTCGAAAGTTTTTCTGAGGATAGATTTTTCTGAGCGGTAACAAGACTTCTCATGACTTCTGACTGTCGGTCAAGTTGTTTTCTGGCGATATAAAGGCGCGCGCCCATGGAGGCGCCCATTCTTCTGGAAAACCAATCCAGAGAATGAACCCTGGAAGAAAGCCTGTGAGGGAAACGATGAAGTTGCTCATCAAGGGACTTCCTTTTGCTTTGAACATCTGCAAGGAGACGGAGCATTTCCCTTCGACTTCGCATGTCGAGAATACCCAAGCTGGATAAGATAGGTCGATTGTCAGAAATCACTTTTTCAGCTGCTTCTGATGGAGTTGCAACGCGAAGGTCACTTGCAAGGTCCGCAATCGTGATATCTGTCTCATGTCCCACAGCTGATACAACGGGCACAGATGAAGAGAGAATTCCCCTTGCCAGTCGTTCACTATTAAATGGCCACAGGTCTTCCACTGAACCACCGCCCCTTGCGATGACAATAACATCCACTTCAGGAATGGCCTGCGCTGCCAGAAGAGCGGAGAAAATCTCTTCTGGCACGCCCGCACCCTGAACCCGAACGGGAACAACAACAATAGGGACCGCTGGATTCCTTTGTCCGGAGATCCGGAGAAAGTCCCAGAGTACAGAGCCTGTCCGGCTCGTCAATAAGGCAACCTTTCTCGGAAAGGAAGGGATTCGTCTTTTTCGTCCTGGAGCAAGAAGCCCCTCCGAATCAAGCAACTCTTTCACCCGTCGGAACTCCAGATGGAAACGTCCCAAGCCGGAAGCCTCCATCGAGAGAATCACCAATTGATACTCTCCACGGGCTTCATAAACAGTGAGTCTTGCTCGCACTAAAACTTTTAACCCATCCTTGGGGACAATTCGTGACATCTCCATTGCGCCACGAAAAAAGACGGCTTTTATCTGGGAAAAGTCATCCTTCAAGGTCAGATAGGCATGGCCGGATGGTTTTGCCACCTTGACATTCGACAATTCCCCCTCCAGAAAGATCGTTCCGGGAAAAGCGGACTCAATCGTCCCCTTGACAGCAAGCGTCAATTCCGAAACGGTGAAAACATCCTGAATTCCAGTATTTTTCAAACGACCCGAATCGATCGCCATCTTAAGGAAAGACCTCCCGGAAAAGCTCAGCCTTTTCGATACGAACCCCATTTGATGTTGAGGAAATCCCCAGCAAAAGGGCACAAAACAACAACTCCCCTTCTCCCACAGTAAAAGGGGCCGGGACATGTGTCCGGTATTTTGAAAGGGCCATTTCCGGAGCAACCCCAATAACCGACCAATGCGGGCCGGAAAGACCGACATCGGTGAGATACCAGGAACCTCCAGGTAGCTTTTCCAAGTCATTCGTCTGGACATGGGTATGGGTTCCGTACATGGCAGCCACCCTCCCATCAAGATGGAACCCCATCGCCCGCTTTTCTCCGCTGGCCTCTCCATGGAAATCCACAAGGACCAAATCAGGCGATATCCCCTGATCACTCCATCCGGACAAAACTTGGTCTGCCGCGTGAAAAGGACAGTCGGATGGAGCCATGAACACCCTTCCGATCAAATTCAGGACTCCGACTCTCAAACCATTATCAAGAACATAGATTCCTGAACCAACCCCGGGACAAAGACTCGAATAATTCAGCGGACGGAGAACCTTTCCATCCTTTTGGAGCAGATCGATCACACCCTTCTGGTCAAACAGGTGGTTTCCCGTCGTAATCACCGATACGCCCATATCAAAACATTCTTGGGCGGTCTTTGTGTTCACCCCTTTCCCACCGGCCAGGTTCTCGCCATTGATGACTGTAAAAACAACTCTTCTTTGCGAAGAGATCTTTTCAAGCCCCAATGACAAGGCCTTCCGGCCAGGTCGACCAAAAACATCCCCAACAACCACGATCCAAGATAGCGAATGATTCAACTCATCAGCGGGCATATTCGACGATCCGACTCTCCCTGATGACTGTCACCCTGATCTGACCGGGGTATGTCAACTCAGACTCGATCTTCTTCGCGATCTCCCTTGAGATGGTCGAAAGATCCTCGTCATTGATTTCATCCTGCTTGACAATGATGCGAATCTCCCGACCTGCCTGAATTGCGTAAGCCTTTTCAACGCCCTTGAAGGAGTTGGCAATATCTTCGAGTTTTTCTAGTCGTTTCAAATAAGCGTCCATACTTTCACGCCTTGCACCGGGCCGGGCTGCCGAGATCGCATCGGCTGCCGCAACCAGAACAGACTCCAGACAAGATGGCTCAACATCTCCATGATGGGAGGCAATCGCGTTGATAACCCCCTCAGGCTCGCCATACTTTCTGGCCGCTTCGGCTCCAAGCTGAGGATGAGTCCCCTCATTTTCATGAGTCAGAGACTTTCCGATATCGTGCAAAAATGCAGCACGTTTTGCCAGCTTGGCATCAATTCCGATCTCTGCCGCCATCATGGCGGCCAGGTTGGCCACTTCCTGTGCATGCAAAAGATTGTTCTGGCCATAGCTTGTCCGGAACTTGAGCTTCCCCACAAGCTTCAGAATTTCAGGATGAATATCCGAAATTCCAAGCGAAAAAGCGACTCGCTCAGCTTCTTCTTTCAACGTCTGGTCAAGCTCCTTTCGAACCTTCTCCACAACCTCCTCGATTCTGGAGGGATGAACTCGACCATCAAGAAGCAGTCTTTCAAGAGCAATCTTTGCAACCTCTCGGCGTAATGGATCAAAGCCGGAGATAATAATGGCATCAGGAGTGTCATCAATAATCAGATCGACCCCGGTCGCTAACTGGAATGCCCTTATATTACGGCCTTCACGACCAATAATCCGTCCTTTCACATCTTCTGAGGCGATTGGAACAACTGAAACGCTGACCTCTGCCACATGGTCATTCGCATATCGCTGGATAGCGTGGGTCATGATCTCCCTGCTTTTACGCTGGGCGTTTTCCTTTGCCTCCCGCTCGAACTTCTGTGCAGAACGGGAAACATCCATCCGAATAAGGTCTTCCGCTTCACGCAATAGCCGTTCCCTGGATTCTTCCAGGGACAGACCGGATATCTCTTCCAGTTTTCGATGCTCTAGAGAAATCATTTCTTCAAGAGCCGATTCCTTCGCAACGAGAAGCCTGTCCCGGAGCTTCAGTCCCTCAAGATCCTTTTCGAGTTTCAGCTTCAGTGCCTCAAGGCTTTTCTGCAAATCCTCCATGGAAGATTCCCGAAGCTTGAGCGCCTGGTCTCTGGCCAGATCGACCTGCCTTCTCTGGTTAGCCTCTTCCTCAAACTGGACTTTCGCCTTGAATGCGATCTCTCTGGCTTCAAGCTCGGCGTTTCTGACAATCGATTCCTTCCGTCGAA
Encoded proteins:
- the xseA gene encoding exodeoxyribonuclease VII large subunit: MAIDSGRLKNTGIQDVFTVSELTLAVKGTIESAFPGTIFLEGELSNVKVAKPSGHAYLTLKDDFSQIKAVFFRGAMEMSRIVPKDGLKVLVRARLTVYEARGEYQLVILSMEASGLGRFHLEFRRVKELLDSEGLLAPGRKRRIPSFPRKVALLTSRTGSVLWDFLRISGQRNPAVPIVVVPVRVQGAGVPEEIFSALLAAQAIPEVDVIVIARGGGSVEDLWPFNSERLARGILSSSVPVVSAVGHETDITIADLASDLRVATPSEAAEKVISDNRPILSSLGILDMRSRREMLRLLADVQSKRKSLDEQLHRFPHRLSSRVHSLDWFSRRMGASMGARLYIARKQLDRQSEVMRSLVTAQKNLSSEKLSKWVSRLRSPSEATMVTHRLLSAFFSRLSQSLNVTIGEQAARLSFYEDRLVRSMSLSASRLRERLGHLEGSIAQLGPMGVLQKGYALLFHLESGQLVTQSSPPQKGERLSAMMEGYSLILSVENVAAAHLEAPSFPVSISPHGAIGEENSGG
- the rny gene encoding ribonuclease Y — its product is MLTGIIIFLGVGLALGVGIVLGRSLAEKKVDGIVAERKRIASEIEEEAIRRKESIVRNAELEAREIAFKAKVQFEEEANQRRQVDLARDQALKLRESSMEDLQKSLEALKLKLEKDLEGLKLRDRLLVAKESALEEMISLEHRKLEEISGLSLEESRERLLREAEDLIRMDVSRSAQKFEREAKENAQRKSREIMTHAIQRYANDHVAEVSVSVVPIASEDVKGRIIGREGRNIRAFQLATGVDLIIDDTPDAIIISGFDPLRREVAKIALERLLLDGRVHPSRIEEVVEKVRKELDQTLKEEAERVAFSLGISDIHPEILKLVGKLKFRTSYGQNNLLHAQEVANLAAMMAAEIGIDAKLAKRAAFLHDIGKSLTHENEGTHPQLGAEAARKYGEPEGVINAIASHHGDVEPSCLESVLVAAADAISAARPGARRESMDAYLKRLEKLEDIANSFKGVEKAYAIQAGREIRIIVKQDEINDEDLSTISREIAKKIESELTYPGQIRVTVIRESRIVEYAR
- a CDS encoding TIGR00282 family metallophosphoesterase; the protein is MPADELNHSLSWIVVVGDVFGRPGRKALSLGLEKISSQRRVVFTVINGENLAGGKGVNTKTAQECFDMGVSVITTGNHLFDQKGVIDLLQKDGKVLRPLNYSSLCPGVGSGIYVLDNGLRVGVLNLIGRVFMAPSDCPFHAADQVLSGWSDQGISPDLVLVDFHGEASGEKRAMGFHLDGRVAAMYGTHTHVQTNDLEKLPGGSWYLTDVGLSGPHWSVIGVAPEMALSKYRTHVPAPFTVGEGELLFCALLLGISSTSNGVRIEKAELFREVFP